The sequence GAGTAGGCAAATACAAATGAGATATTCCGTAGTGACCGGAACCTTTCAAGGAAGTAGACGGGGAAGATTAGCAAGAGAAGTAGGAAACACAGCCGGTGTCAGTGTCTACATCTGCCAGATGGGGGCAGCAGAGACCACATTTAACAATATAATGCTGTAATCAAAGCCGGGCAGTGTTTCAAGCTGCCTGCTGTGGGCGCCTCTGACCTCAACATCCACCAGGGAGGCCAACGGTTTTTATTGTGTTGAGATGTGCTTGACAGATGTCAAGATGCAGACGCTTCTGCCCATCATATAGGGAGACATTACGCGTCATTGTTGTTGCACCAAAGTTGAATTTAGAGTCTATTGGAACCGACGTGAGTCTCCGTTCACCTATTGTTAGGTGGAGGATGCATAAGACGTGTTTTTAGTTAGTGTGTGATATTTGTTGtgacatttttttgtgtgtcacctATTTTTCTTACAAATGACATTCAGTCTATACAACTATAACAGTGTTTCCCTATTTTTAAGGTAGCCTTAAGTGCGTCCAAAATGCGTAATTACGCACGCGTAAAGACCAGTATTCtcacattaaagtaaaaacaaatagaCAACACAGCATCTAACCACGACATCgtagtttatttttgttaatataGCATATATACAACATTTGCTGACAATAGCAAAAATAGAACACATCCCAACAGAGATACAACAGAGACACATAATGTGTCTACAATGGTCATCTGCACAGACTCAGGAAACTGAATATGGTGCAAATTCATAACATACTTTGACCCTTTGGGTCTTACAGGGCTGTTTCAACAGCCCTTAATCATTTAGTCCACGAACAGGACTAAATATTTAACGTATACATACatgcagatttaaaaaatacgACTGTCTAACCTTGTCAACTTATACAGGACAAAAGACTTGTGCGCAAAACGTAAGTATATAATACTCAATCATTACGATTTAACGATGAATTCTGGTTTTTCATCCTCGGAAACGACGCATTACATCACTGTGTATATTTACAAGTGATACCTTCTGTACACGTTACCTTTATGTGAATTATTGAGTCTCAGCAAAGTCTCTCCGCAGGCTTTGTTGAGACCCGGTTTCTTGAAGTTGAGAGATCTACCAAGGTCTCCACATGGCGGCGCTGACAGGCTGCGGGCCTGGCTGAGCGCGGCTCGGAGCCACTGCGCTGCTGCTGCGGGACTGAGTCTCCAGtctggagctgaagctggaTTTAAGGCTCAGGAGTCTCTGTTGGATCTGAGGGAGGCTCCTGGAGCTCTGGGCGCAACAGTTCAGGCAGGCTGGGGAGACGGTGGCGGACATGGACTGCTGAACGAAGCAGTTCACCCGCTGGCACGCGTCTTGACTCAGGCTCGTTTTGGGAAGCAGAGTGGAGACGCGCTGGAGGCAGGCTTTGTAGCCTTCTCTGTAACTGTCTGCGGAATCTGAAAAGACAATGAAACGTTAGTTTCGTTGTTCAAAAACAATGTTCAAATCAATTACAAATCAACTGTTTATCTGCAAACAAGCAGAACTATATCTCACCTTTGTTGTTAACAGGGGGGATGTCGCTGAGGAACCTCGCAGTCATTTCAAGGATGTCGGCTTTCTCAAGCTTGGAATAGCGAGTCTTCTGGAGGAAATTATAAAAAGAACAGGGTTAATACATCATTTTTAACGCAACCTTGACGTTAGTATATGTTAAATGCATATATGTTGCATATACTGAATTGACATTATAACTTACATCTCTGCCTGTGAGGGGAAGGATGAGGTTTTTCAGGTGGTTAAGGCTGTCGTTGATACGGGCGCGCCTTCTTTTTTCCATCAGAGGTTTCATAGTCTGAAAAGTACAAATGATGTTTAGTATCCATTCGTTACATCAAGAGGAATAAATGGGGAATAACATTTGAAATAACGAAACAAAATACAGTGACTTCACATACCTTTCGGAGCTCAAGAGCCTGTTTTCTTTTGGCCACAGTTACTCGTGGAGAAAAAGCTGGGAGAGCTTCACAATTCATGTTTGGAGACATTTTCAGGGTCTTCTTTGTGCCAGAGAAGTGTTCGGAGGACAAATCTGGGAGAAGAGTGACTCTAACTGCCGAGAGCTGCGGTATTTATCCAGGTCCGCGGCTTCGGTCCTCGTGCGTCATGGCTACGCCCCCAAGCCAACACAAAACGATTTGAAATGACTACGTATACGATGAAAACAACGCCAGTGCCTCACATTTGGGAATGATAACCATCTGTCTTCTGCTCTAATCCAAGCGTGACAACTGCAGTGCGTGTCTGCGGTAAGATCTATCGATCTAATCAACTAAATGTGCCTCTAAAAGCTAAGGAAAACTGTGCGTAAAGAACCCTGAGGCTTGGACGCACCGAATGCCCATTCACCAAATACAAATCTGCACTCTCCAAATGGAAATACTGTTAAAAAGTAAACAATTTAGGTCATTGTTAGTCATTTATTCTCATATATAGATGGaaaataatgttgtttatttattgaatacaAATAACTGGCGCGTAATTACGCAGCAATACGTGGGCTGTATATGGCTGGGAAAAGGCGTATGGTTAATAGAATGTAAATATTCGGTGAGCTACTGATGAAACGTAACAGAATAAACCAAATTTTATGTTTATAGGTAACAATAGTCTCAGTTTGTCTGAAGAAGCATGTGCCTGCTTCTTTCCTGTTGCTGTTCATTGCTGAGGTTGTATCACATATAATTACAGTTATCTATTATTAATCataattccattttttttatcagtttcaggttttaaatcatttattgctgaatatttgaaacatttaaagaataatCCAGCACATTGAGAACAGGGTGCAGTACATACATTGCTGGCATAGGGGTCACGCTTGCGTGCGTGTAAAGTGTCTATGGAGATACAGACTCTTAAATCAGATACCCAAGCCACGCTACTTTCATATAACATCTGCTACTAGATTTAGACAACAATAGTTTTGCATATGACGTTTTATGCAGTTTCAGCTCGGGGGAGTCTCTACCTGTAGGGAGTGTCCCCCTGCTGCCAGCCACTGACGTATGCATGCAGGTCGGTGGGGGCTGATAACCAGAGGCTGCATGTTCTTCAATCCCAATAGCCATCGCACATATACAGTCAAATTACCCTGGTTTTAAACCCATGggacatttggcacaaacaatACTTTTGTACAATACTCAAAGTAGTTCATAATCAAAAGTATTGTGCCTTTTAAAGTAGGAATCAAACTatctttgaggtttttaaataaaaactgcaGAGACAGGACGACCCATCAAATGCCACTGCACTCAGGGGAACCACGCGTGCAGCACGCGCCACGGGGACCAGATGGCTGTCTGTTACCGACCCTTCCACCCCACCCACCGAGCCCTcccaacacacatgcactcctCCTGCTCACCACACCAGCATCCCGAGGAGCCAATCCCCATGTCCAATCGTAGATCCATCCCTCATCCataagcacatgcacacacacatgcacacgcaccgacccacaaacagacacagaccctcacacacacatacacacaaacacacacacacacacacacacacacacacacacacacacactcacacacacacccacacaaacactaacactaacacacacaatacactttACAAGCAAAGACACATGATCTCCAAGCAGTATTAGCGTGGGTATCCCATCTGCATGCGAGTTGTTATGGGTTCATGTTAGTGTCCAACcgaaacaacccccccccccctccccgttcACTAACTCCGTGCTGCATTTGTTTTCTATAGCTTGAATGCGTGGATATTTCAGCGTCCACGCCATCACAAAGTACTTGTTTACCAATGCTATATATGGTGATGACGAAACACAAAGCTCAGTCCGCATGACGCATGGAGATGAAAGGTGTTTGTCTGGAGGAGCACGCTGCCTCATGGCCCCGTCGATTAGAACAACACACTGTAAAGCGCACAGTGAGAATGTTCATATCTTTAAAATAACCTTTTATTCTGACATGCATGGTGACAAGTTGgcaaaaataaaagtgtataACCCATATAGCATTTTCAATATAAACGTGTCAAGTATATGAAACAAAGGAAAACCGCTATCCAAGGGATTTGAAGTTCACCGACATAACCCTAAGGTTTGCAGCCAACGTTGTACTCACATTTTTGTAGCTTGTAACCTGTGTATTGTTTTCTACCTAACTATGACTTACTTACATATGTGGTGggatttgtttcctttttatgGCACAATGGGATATGAATATTTACTGCAGTTTACATTGACTTGTATGTGGACATGCaggacatattttattttatcttctacAACTTGAAATGGACCAAAATAAAGTGCAGAATTCAAATGTGGAGTCGCCATCATGTTCtgct comes from Pleuronectes platessa chromosome 6, fPlePla1.1, whole genome shotgun sequence and encodes:
- the LOC128442869 gene encoding transcription factor HES-2, producing the protein MSPNMNCEALPAFSPRVTVAKRKQALELRKTMKPLMEKRRRARINDSLNHLKNLILPLTGRDKTRYSKLEKADILEMTARFLSDIPPVNNKDSADSYREGYKACLQRVSTLLPKTSLSQDACQRVNCFVQQSMSATVSPACLNCCAQSSRSLPQIQQRLLSLKSSFSSRLETQSRSSSAVAPSRAQPGPQPVSAAMWRPW